From the Astatotilapia calliptera chromosome 6, fAstCal1.2, whole genome shotgun sequence genome, one window contains:
- the haspin gene encoding uncharacterized protein haspin gives MKPVKPLYLKTYGKHRRKVSAWISPEDRKQAFDSTPSSSDVSVFEPSKPQRIREKSTNALTGRTVRPAKKKAMLCLTEKSVDEEDMSNEEKAPPLPPPAQQSRTARKKKSSVASRRAVRPAKRKTIRCITETSSDEENSRMLAPPPPSVLTQQSKTTRTSRLVSGHRVLMKRRGQQVPVTTESEEETSALKGHRNSDKMRTNSNVYPSSAGRFVTQRRRAAVIKPKVPKASVSILSSSDDFTSTAFPYSRSSRKRKLPPALGPSSAENSMSAPFREISLNELADCSLGPCPRKPIFCSTPSAGSFSKRGKLKPFSVNNLSCTPPSMSVDGIVSPPDCSLHCQQTDTDLPDHIEPSIDLFSEPKRRSESKSKNEGKLQSANLLSADSGSSSQFVSAAAGGLDWLIETLKEKCLSTRCTVPLERLDLFAELSCETTYSSCLGHSNSLHSRQTHKQPVDSSEAVDLSESLKASFCLHSSGTVNDIRNSFDQEASVSRSCNTNISPLVNSKQSAEHSAASPMEQSDSVFYVQSIHHTDSSSEIIMSTHLESSSTVQTVEGEAIVAKSKSLTKRCSVQMKNLVLSQEQLKGFSKQTEEDLGKTQSAKTECAADLTAGLKEKCLTDNIIVGIKRVNLSLLKEIMSPKGALLKPAGDVPDSASDDQTKTDHLSESDDSKETTASKASVKNGRLTTSEDENASDREVVKKRKKMPVVQKEKKQRSASTDRPGTTRKACVSGMSVSRWKNKGNASTHMIRSRAVDCSINEMIPSQHKQPKEFLGSAMNFSTPVKAIRLNLSSLLADFTPNTKTWSRIKAALSVHRKGLVLLTPRSLRLSASGSPGRTDTADLSRDLFTTPLRTPLTKRLRSQLLGQHSLVCEDADLSDAEKVYAECGQQRPLPWEECILPQRMKQCLKIGEGTFGEVFSTNNESGDTVALKIIPVEGSEKVNGEDQKTFGEILHEIIISKELSSLKEKQHNQTHGFIGLKDLHCVQGCYPADFLKAWDTFDQQKGSENDRPDFFENDQMFLILEFEFGGIDLENSNGTLASLAVAKSILHQVTAALAVAEQELHFEHRDLHWGNVLVKTTKQKTGSFLINGTTHSLETRGVLVRIIDYSLSRLEIDDLTVSCDISNDEELFMGQGDYQFEIYRLMRQENGNNWAAYHPHTNILWLHYLCSKLLSMKYRGSGGRTAKDMREELTGFYDNVLQYSSATEALQSCPMFQ, from the exons ATGAAGCCAGTAAAGCCGCTATATCTGAAGACGTACGGGAAACACAGGCGGAAGGTGTCCGCCTGGATCTCACCTGAAGACCGCAAGCAGGCCTTCGACAGCACCCCGTCCTCCTCGGATGTCTCCGTCTTTGAGCCGTCCAAACCTCAGAGGATAAG GGAGAAGAGCACCAACGCCTTGACTGGAAGAACCGTTCGTCCTGCCAAGAAGAAAGCAATGCTTTGTCTGACCGAGAAGAGTGTGGATGAAGAGGACATGAGCAATGAGGAGAAGGCACCTCCTCTCCCTCCACCTGCTCAGCAGAGCAGGACAGCCAG AAAGAAGAAGAGTAGTGTGGCCAGTCGTAGAGCAGTGCGTCCTGCCAAAAGAAAGACCATACGTTGTATAACGGAGACTAGCAGCGATGAGGAGAACAGCAGGATGCTcgctccacctcctccttctgTATTAACTCAGCAGAGCAAAACAACCAG GACGAGCCGGCTTGTGTCTGGACACAGAGTTTTGATGAAGCGGAGGGGCCAGCAGGTTCCTGTCACCACGGAGAGTGAGGAAGAAACGTCTGCACTAAAAGGCCACAGAAATTCAGATAAAATGAGGACAAACTCAAA TGTTTATCCATCTTCTGCAGGCCGCTTTGTAACCCAACGTAGACGAGCCGCTGTGATTAAACCCAAAGTCCCCAAAGCATCTGTCAGTATACTCAGCTCCTCAGATGACTTCACTTCTACAGCCTTTCCTTACAGCAGGTCTTCCAGGAAAAGAAAACTGCCTCCGGCATTGGGGCCGTCAAGTGCAGAGAACTCTATGAGCGCTCCCTTCCGAGAGATATCTCTCAACGAGTTGGCAGATTGCAGTCTTGGACCCTGCCCCAGGAAACCCATCTTCTGCTCTACACCGTCAGCAGGATCCTTCAGCAAACGCGGGAAGCTTAAACCATTTTCAGTCAACAATCTGTCCTGCACTCCTCCATCCATGTCAGTAGACGGCATAGTCTCCCCACCAGATTGTTCGCTTCACTGccagcagacagacacagacctaCCTGACCACATAGAACCAtctattgatttattttcagaGCCCAAGAGAAGAAGTGAATCAAAGTCTAAAAATGAAGGCAAATTACAGAGTGCAAATCTGCTGTCTGCAGACAGTGGCAGCAGCAGTCAGTTTGtatctgcagcagcaggagggtTAGATTGGCTGATCGAGACGCTGAAGGAGAAATGTTTGTCCACACGCTGCACCGTGCCGCTGGAGAGATTAGACTTGTTCGCTGAGCTGAGCTGTGAAACAACCTACTCATCCTGTCTGGGACATTCAAACTCACTgcacagccgacaaacacacaaacagcctgTGGACAGCAGTGAAGCGGTCGATCTGTCAGAGTCTTTAAAAGCATCGTTTTGTCTTCATTCATCAGGTACAGTCAATGATATCCGTAATAGTTTTGACCAAGAAGCTTCAGTGAGTCGGAGTTGCAACACTAACATTTCTCCATTAGTTAACTCTAAGCAGTCAGCCGAACACTCGGCCGCATCACCTATGGAGCAGTCAGATTCGgtattttatgttcagtctaTTCATCACACAGACAGCAGCTCTGAGATTATAATGAGCACACATTTGGAGTCCAGCAGCACCGTGCAGACAGTGGAAGGCGAGGCTATAGTGGCAAAGAGTAAAAGTCTTACTAAGAGGTGTTCAGTCCAGATGAAGAACCTGGTTTTGTCACAAGAGCAACTAAAAGGCTTCTCAAAGCAGACAGAGGAAGATTTGGGTAAGACACAATCAGCCAAGACAGAATGTGCAGCAGATCTCACAGCAGGGCTGAAGGAGAAATGTCTAACAGATAACATTATTGTTGGGATAAAGAGAGTAAATTTGTCACTGTTGAAAGAAATTATGagtcccaaaggtgctctgctaAAACCAGCCGGAGATGTGCCCGACTCAGCTAGTGACGACCAGACAAAGACGGACCACTTGTCGGAGAGCGATGACAGTAAAGAGACGACTGCCTCGAAAGCCAGCGTGAAGAACGGACGTTTGACTACTTCTGAGGATGAGAACGCCTCAGACAGAGAAGTtgtaaagaagagaaaaaagatgcCCGTGGTtcagaaggaaaagaaacagcGGAGCGCATCCACAGACCGCCCTGGGACGACGAGGAAGGCGTGCGTAAGCGGCATGAGCGTGAGCCGCTGGAAAAACAAAGGCAACGCCAGCACGCACATGATCAGGAGCAGGGCTGTGGACTGTAGCATCAATGAGATGATCCCCTCACAGCACAAGCAACCAAAG GAGTTTTTGGGCTCTGCCATGAATTTCTCCACCCCGGTGAAAGCAATTCGGCTCAACCTCTCATCCCTGCTGGCTGATTTCAcaccaaacacaaaaacctGGAGCCGGATCAAAGCCGCCCTCTCTGTTCATCGCAAAGGCTTGG TGCTGCTCACTCCGAGGAGTTTACGTCTATCAGCGTCGGGCTCTCCTGGGAGGACGGACACTGCTGATCTCAGTCGGGATCTCTTTACCACACCCTTACGGACGCCACTCACCAAGCGGCTCCGGTCACAGCTGCTGGGCCAGCATTCCCTG GTTTGTGAAGACGCAGACCTGTCAGACGCAGAGAAGGTGTATGCTGAATGTGGCCAGCAGCGGCCTCTGCCCTGGGAAGAGTGCATTCTCCCCCAGCGTATGAAGCAGTGTCTGAAGATTGGAGAGGGCACCTTTGGGGAAGTCTTCTCCACCAACAACGAATCAGGAGACACCGTCGCCCTCAAA ATCATTCCAGTAGAGGGGAGTGAGAAGGTGAACGGAGAGGACCAGAAGACCTTTGGAGAGATTCTCCATGAAATTATTATCTCTAA GGAGCTGAGCAGCCTCAAAGAGAAGCAGCACAACCAGACCCATGGTTTTATTGGACTCAAAGA TCTTCACTGTGTTCAAGGCTGCTACCCTGCAGATTTCCTGAAAGCGTGGGACACATTTGACCAACAGAAAGGCTCAGAGAACGACAGACCAG ATTTCTTTGAAAATGACCAAATGTTCCTAATCCTGGAGTTTGAGTTTGGCGGCATCGACTTGGAGAACAGCAACGGAACG TTGGCATCTTTAGCGGTGGCGAAGAGCATCCTTCACCAGGTTACTGCTGCCTTGGCTGTTGCTGAGCAGGAGCTTCACTTTGAACACAG GGACCTGCACTGGGGAAATGTGCTGGTCAAAACAACCAAGCAGAAGACGGGGAGCTTCCTCATCAATGGAACCACCCACTCTCTGGAAACCAGAGGGGTGCTGGTCCGCATCATTGACTATTCTCTCTCCAGACTAGAAATCG ATGATTTGACTGTGTCCTGTGACATCTCAAATGATGAAGAGCTCTTCATGGGACAGGGAGACTACCAGTTTGAGATCTACAGACTCATGAGACAGGAAAACGG GAATAACTGGGCTGCTTACCACCCTCATACCAACATACTGTGGCTCCACTACCTTTGCTCCAAGCTGCTTTCTATGAAGTACCGCGGCTCAGGGGGGAGGACTGCCAAGGACATGCGAGAGGAGCTGACTGGTTTCTATGACAATGTCCTCCAGTACAGTTCAGCCACAGAGGCGTTGCAGAGCTGCCCCATGTTCCAGTAG